Proteins from a genomic interval of Phalacrocorax aristotelis chromosome 3, bGulAri2.1, whole genome shotgun sequence:
- the SOCS5 gene encoding suppressor of cytokine signaling 5, giving the protein MDKVGKMWNNFKYRCQNLFSHEGGSQNENVVVNSNSCSSSKEKAIQITGLAQQQPSSPLRENIALQLGLSPSKNSRRNQNCVTEIPQIVEISIEKENDSCVTTGARLARRDSYSRHAPWGGKKKHSCSTKTQSSLDTEKRFGRTRSGLQRRERRYGVSSVHDMDAVSNRTVGSRSLRQRLQDTVGLCFPMRTYSKQSKPLFSNKRKIHLSELMLEKCPFPAGSDLAQKWHLIKQHTAPVSPHSTFFDTFDPSLVSTEDEEDRLRERRRLSIEEGVDPPPNAQIHTFEATAQVNPLYKLGPKLAPGMTELTGDKNITPPGICDSEEDTTTLCLQSRRQKQRQMSGESHGHISRQGAWKVHTQIDYIHCLVPDLLQITGNPCYWGVMDRYEAEALLEGKPEGTFLLRDSAQEDYLFSVSFRRYNRSLHARIEQWNHNFSFDAHDPCVFHSSTVTGLLEHYKDPSSCMFFEPLLTVSLNRTFPFSLQYICRAVICRCTTYDGIDDLPLPSMLQDFLKEYHYKQKVRVRWLEREPIKTK; this is encoded by the coding sequence ATGGATAAAGTGGGAAAGATGTGGAACAATTTCAAATACAGGTGCCAGAATCTCTTCAGTCATGAGGGTGGAagccaaaatgaaaatgtagttGTGAACTCCAATAGTTGCTCATCTTCTAAAGAGAAAGCTATCCAGATAACTGGTTTGGCTCAACAACAACCCAGCAGCCCTTTGAGAGAAAACATTGCTTTGCAGTTAGGTTTAAGTCCTTCAAAGAATTCAAGGCGGAACCAAAACTGTGTCACAGAAATTCCTCAGATTGTTGAAATAAGCATTGAGAAAGAGAATGACTCGTGTGTCACGACGGGAGCTAGACTTGCTCGAAGGGACTCTTATTCTCGGCATGCTCCTTGGGGTGGGAAGAAGAAGCATTCTTGCTCTACCAAAACCCAGAGCTCCTTGGATACTGAAAAAAGGTTTGGTAGAACACGAAGTGGTttgcagaggagggagagacGGTACGGGGTGAGCTCTGTCCATGATATGGATGCAGTATCAAACAGGACAGTAGGCAGCCGTTCTCTGCGACAGCGTCTACAAGATACTGTTGGGCTGTGTTTTCCCATGAGAACTTACAGCAAACagtccaaacctctgttttctaACAAAAGAAAGATCCATCTCTCTGAACTAATGCTTGAGAAATGCCCTTTTCCTGCAGGCTCAGATCTGGCTCAGAAGTGGCATCTGATTAAGCAACACACAGCGCCTGTGAGTCCTCATTCAACTTTTTTTGACACATTTGATCCTTCCTTGGTTTCCACCGAAGATGAAGAAGACAGGCTCAGAGAAAGACGTAGACTTAGTATTGAAGAAGGGGTTGATCCCCCTCCCAACGCCCAAATACATACTTTTGAAGCTACAGCACAGGTTAATCCATTGTATAAACTGGGACCAAAGTTAGCCCCTGGTATGACTGAGCTGACTGGGGACAAAAATATAACACCGCCAGGGATCTGTGACTCTGAAGAGGACACAACAACGCTTTGTCTGCAGTCACGCAGGCAGAAGCAGCGTCAGATGTCTGGAGAGAGCCACGGCCATATCAGCAGGCAGGGGGCTTGGAAAGTGCATACTCAAATTGATTACATCCATTGCCTTGTGCCAGACTTACTTCAGATAACAGGTAACCCATGTTACTGGGGTGTGATGGACCGCTATGAAGCAGAAGCACTTCTGGAGGGTAAACCCGAAGGCACTTTTTTGCTCAGGGATTCTGCGCAAGAGGACTACCTCTTCTCTGTGAGCTTCCGTCGTTATAACCGATCGCTACACGCACGCATTGAGCAGTGGAATCACAACTTTAGTTTCGATGCCCATGATCCCTGTGTGTTTCACTCCTCCACTGTTACAGGGCTTCTGGAACACTACAAAGACCCTAGCTCTTGCATGTTCTTTGAACCATTACTTACTGTATCTCTGAACAGGACTTTCCCCTTTAGTCTGCAGTATATCTGCCGGGCAGTAATCTGCAGGTGCACTACGTATGATGGAATTGATGACCTTCCTCTACCCTCAATGTTGCAAGACTTTCTAAAGGAGTATCACTATAAACAAAAAGTCAGGGTGCGATGGCTGGAGCGGGAACCtataaaaacaaagtaa